A window of Paremcibacter congregatus contains these coding sequences:
- a CDS encoding dipeptidase, whose protein sequence is MINRRTFTLGVAAGTALAGLGLSSRPAFAAKKLSSQSALVIDAMGEIRSVYSKALIREILDSGMNSIAITLCDPKTFEQDAYQSAIQGILEYNAYLEAHPDLFIKGERAADILTAQKQDKLSVFYLAQNSTQFGRDLDNVDVFYDLGMRSSQVTYNYQNWAGAGCKEKHGSGLTVFGHELVEKMNDVRMLIDLSHAGMQTMADSIKASKEPVVISHTCCKALNDNERNTTDENLKAMAQKGGVVGICQMRPFMTDKKKDALPVYFDHILHAIKVAGIDHVAIGSDRDHRRVNMTPEYIAELRAEEGANFNDAHWPLYFEELNGPRRMEVIWDGLHKRGLTEDQLEKVMGQNLYRLYETVIG, encoded by the coding sequence ATGATCAATAGACGCACATTTACGCTGGGGGTCGCGGCGGGGACGGCATTGGCCGGGCTGGGATTGTCCTCGCGACCAGCATTTGCCGCAAAAAAGCTTTCGTCTCAATCCGCACTCGTGATTGATGCGATGGGGGAAATACGGTCTGTATACAGCAAGGCGCTGATCCGGGAGATACTGGACAGTGGCATGAATTCCATTGCAATAACTTTATGTGATCCGAAAACATTTGAACAGGATGCCTATCAATCGGCCATCCAGGGAATCTTGGAGTATAACGCGTACCTAGAGGCTCACCCGGACTTGTTTATCAAGGGGGAGCGCGCCGCGGATATTCTTACGGCTCAAAAACAAGACAAGTTATCGGTTTTCTATCTGGCGCAGAATTCGACCCAGTTTGGTCGCGATCTGGATAATGTGGATGTTTTTTATGACCTGGGCATGCGCTCCAGTCAGGTGACGTATAATTACCAGAATTGGGCCGGGGCGGGATGCAAGGAAAAACACGGTTCCGGCTTGACGGTTTTTGGTCATGAGTTGGTCGAAAAAATGAACGATGTCAGAATGTTAATTGATTTGTCTCATGCTGGGATGCAGACTATGGCGGACAGTATCAAGGCGTCAAAAGAACCCGTAGTCATTTCCCATACCTGCTGCAAGGCCCTGAACGACAATGAACGCAATACCACTGACGAGAATCTGAAGGCGATGGCGCAAAAAGGCGGCGTTGTCGGGATTTGCCAGATGCGTCCTTTTATGACGGATAAAAAGAAGGACGCCTTGCCGGTCTATTTTGATCATATTTTGCATGCCATCAAGGTTGCGGGCATTGATCATGTGGCGATCGGCAGTGACCGGGACCATCGCCGGGTGAATATGACACCCGAATATATTGCAGAATTAAGAGCCGAAGAAGGGGCAAATTTCAATGATGCCCATTGGCCATTATACTTCGAAGAACTCAACGGTCCGCGCCGGATGGAAGTGATCTGGGATGGTCTGCACAAGCGGGGCCTGACGGAAGATCAACTGGAAAAGGTCATGGGGCAGAATTTGTACCGGCTTTATGAAACCGTGATTGGATAG
- a CDS encoding TonB-dependent receptor plug domain-containing protein, which produces MEISFYHQKKFITGVSILALMAAIPSSPQAFAQDATDDASTFEEVVVTGSRIKRGNLSTPTPVTTLDSEALKVSGTNNVADLMRELPSVGLSGLSSANSSRLIQNSGLNTINLRNLGSARTLVLVNGRRYIAGQPGSSAVDLNTVPTDLIERVEVITGGASAVYGSDAVAGVVNFILKDDFSGVAIDAQYGLSEKGDGDKLKTTLTMGGNFNDDKGNATLHFAYNKEYGVKSSARGIKDHWYDITDNTIYDPNHSSYVPQGLFFAGGDPWTYDPSGTLVNEYDGDRDGFDRSPYRTISIPTERILVSGNSHYDIREDVTLYSELMFAQVNTDAKLEPFYFDTGFLKFGGIPISNPLIPQAIRDDAVANGVTELGFRRRFLENDGRQAVNSRRTMRILLGLKGEINDQWSWDANYSYGRTTQKQTFSGEMNIDLAVQSLNTEADPTNPGGVRCADERARGLGCVPMNIWGKGSISPEALAYVSADTNLQATITQQVITAGVTNSALFTLPGGDVGFAAGIEHRRESSETINDPLVVAGLTGGNKVANTVGKFNVTEFYAETNVPLVEGVSFAQYLGLEAAFRYADYSTIGGVSSWKVGGEWAPIDDLRFRAVYAKSTRAPNINDLFAGAGQTFPDINDPCNGVTPTSNNPAQKACLLDPVLAAAVDAGPFVVGSFERFDVSGYNVGNPNLNEETAKTITVGAVITPSAIEGLTASVDYFRIKVDNAIQFTGRQLILDKCYESASLDNIYCDQITRRARNSAGGLSGHLEFINDGPANQGYQLVSGIDFKVNYTMDLDEGDLNFGLYYVRTLSSELQTSDGSVVDQLGDLGGSANYKNKGNLNITYVNGPLTVAWKVNYLGQIYDSLSVHNARAEASEPDYDLNNIGAKIYNNMQIRYAFGDDQAYEVYGGINNVFNTKAPYLPTGTSSSNAGSDTSSAYDAIGRYFYLGAKATF; this is translated from the coding sequence ATGGAAATATCTTTCTATCATCAGAAGAAATTCATCACCGGCGTCTCAATACTTGCTTTGATGGCGGCCATACCCTCCAGCCCCCAGGCTTTTGCCCAGGATGCCACGGACGACGCCTCGACATTCGAAGAAGTTGTCGTCACTGGGTCCCGTATCAAGCGCGGCAACCTGTCCACACCGACACCGGTCACTACCCTGGATTCGGAAGCCCTGAAGGTCAGCGGCACCAATAATGTTGCCGACCTGATGCGCGAACTGCCCTCGGTCGGCCTGTCTGGCCTGAGCAGCGCCAATTCATCACGCCTCATCCAGAATTCCGGCCTGAATACCATCAATCTGCGCAATCTCGGTTCGGCGCGAACTTTGGTGCTGGTTAACGGGCGGCGTTATATTGCCGGGCAGCCGGGGTCTTCCGCCGTAGATTTAAATACGGTGCCCACGGACCTGATTGAACGGGTTGAGGTTATCACCGGAGGCGCCTCGGCGGTGTATGGCTCTGACGCGGTGGCTGGCGTGGTCAATTTCATCCTGAAAGATGATTTTTCCGGTGTCGCTATTGACGCTCAATATGGCCTGTCGGAAAAAGGCGACGGCGACAAATTGAAAACCACCCTGACCATGGGCGGCAATTTCAATGATGACAAGGGGAACGCCACCCTGCATTTCGCCTACAACAAGGAATATGGGGTTAAATCAAGCGCCCGTGGCATTAAAGACCATTGGTATGACATCACCGACAATACCATTTATGACCCAAATCACAGCTCATATGTACCTCAGGGGCTCTTCTTTGCCGGTGGCGATCCTTGGACATATGATCCGTCCGGCACGCTGGTGAATGAGTATGATGGGGACCGGGACGGTTTTGACCGCAGCCCCTATCGCACGATCTCTATTCCCACAGAACGCATTCTGGTGTCTGGCAACTCGCATTATGATATCCGTGAAGATGTCACGCTCTATAGCGAACTGATGTTTGCCCAAGTGAATACGGACGCAAAATTGGAGCCCTTCTATTTTGATACCGGCTTCCTGAAATTTGGGGGTATTCCGATCTCCAATCCGCTTATTCCGCAAGCCATCCGGGATGATGCCGTGGCCAATGGGGTAACAGAGCTGGGATTTCGCCGCCGTTTCTTGGAAAATGATGGCCGTCAGGCGGTCAACTCCCGCCGCACCATGCGCATTTTGCTTGGTCTCAAGGGCGAGATTAACGACCAGTGGTCTTGGGATGCCAACTATTCCTATGGGCGGACAACTCAAAAACAAACTTTCAGTGGCGAAATGAATATTGATCTGGCGGTCCAGTCTCTCAATACAGAAGCCGACCCGACCAATCCGGGTGGCGTACGCTGTGCCGATGAACGCGCCCGCGGCCTGGGCTGTGTGCCGATGAATATTTGGGGCAAAGGTTCGATTTCTCCTGAAGCTCTCGCCTATGTCAGCGCCGACACCAACCTTCAGGCAACCATTACACAGCAGGTGATCACGGCAGGTGTCACCAATAGTGCCCTGTTCACTTTGCCGGGCGGGGATGTAGGTTTTGCAGCAGGTATTGAACACCGCAGAGAATCCAGCGAAACCATCAATGACCCTCTGGTTGTTGCCGGTTTGACGGGGGGCAATAAAGTGGCGAATACGGTTGGCAAATTTAACGTCACTGAATTTTATGCAGAAACCAATGTTCCTCTAGTCGAAGGCGTGAGTTTTGCACAATATCTTGGATTGGAAGCGGCGTTCCGTTATGCGGATTACAGCACAATCGGCGGTGTCAGTAGCTGGAAGGTTGGCGGGGAATGGGCTCCAATTGATGATCTCCGTTTTCGGGCGGTTTACGCAAAGTCTACCCGGGCACCAAATATCAATGATCTCTTTGCTGGGGCGGGGCAGACTTTCCCGGACATCAATGATCCTTGTAATGGCGTAACCCCGACCTCCAATAACCCGGCGCAGAAGGCCTGCCTTCTGGATCCCGTGCTCGCGGCGGCGGTCGATGCAGGCCCCTTTGTTGTAGGGTCTTTTGAAAGATTTGACGTGTCAGGCTACAATGTCGGCAATCCAAATCTCAATGAGGAAACGGCGAAAACCATTACGGTGGGAGCGGTGATCACCCCCTCCGCCATTGAAGGCTTGACGGCCTCAGTTGATTATTTCCGGATCAAAGTCGACAACGCCATTCAATTCACCGGACGCCAGCTCATTCTGGACAAATGTTACGAGAGTGCCAGTCTGGATAACATCTACTGCGACCAGATCACCCGTCGGGCGCGAAATTCCGCTGGTGGCCTGAGCGGGCATCTGGAATTCATCAATGACGGACCGGCCAACCAGGGTTATCAGCTGGTGTCCGGCATAGATTTCAAAGTCAATTACACGATGGATCTTGACGAAGGCGATCTCAACTTTGGCCTCTATTATGTCCGGACATTGAGTAGTGAACTGCAAACATCTGACGGCTCCGTTGTGGATCAATTGGGTGACCTTGGTGGTTCCGCCAATTATAAAAACAAGGGTAACCTGAATATCACTTATGTGAATGGTCCACTGACCGTTGCCTGGAAGGTCAATTATCTCGGTCAGATTTATGACAGCCTGTCTGTGCATAATGCCCGTGCCGAAGCCAGCGAGCCGGATTATGATCTGAATAATATTGGCGCCAAGATCTATAATAATATGCAGATCCGTTATGCGTTCGGCGATGATCAGGCTTATGAAGTTTATGGCGGGATCAATAACGTCTTTAATACCAAGGCCCCTTATCTGCCCACAGGGACATCGTCCTCTAATGCCGGATCAGATACCTCCAGTGCCTATGATGCGATTGGTCGGTATTTTTACTTAGGCGCTAAAGCTACATTCTAA
- a CDS encoding TonB-dependent receptor plug domain-containing protein: protein MKNTLLLLTSVSMLGMASVSYQAMAEEDAAAGEMAAIDEIVTIGTRRAGRTVTDSAVAIDILQPKAIESTGYTDLNTALRTLIPGFNAKRLHGNDGSSFVRPVTLRSSPPDHILLLMNGQRRHRSATVQIGTGHATTSGSQGQDFNTIPSIAFKSVEVLRDGAAAQYGSDAIAGVINMTLKDANEGGSVTAHAGQFYEGDGETFDLQANLGLPLSANGFINLSAQYNNQNKTQRVGTHVGAQALREAGVQGVPTPATSTGEPEYEAIKTAWNGGLKLNDTMDLYFFGNYMKADSTVVFGYRQSVDGGGRRAHAAFADSNFDQTAAYPDVFDLTTIYPGGFTPAFSGKQKDFSSVIGVKNEEEDGLNWDLSFRWGKNDVDYGISGTINPSLGAASPTSFKPGSLAQREYQLNAEASYDVKNNIFYSDLTVFGGVTYRDEAYSIGAGELASYTAGPLRDLLVGSNGFQGFSPDIAGTFSSHSYAVYMELEADITEKWVASAAVRYEDYEAFGDNFSYKVASKFDVSDYFAVRGAISTGFRAPAGGQQFGASQTSQLTLTGDFILDAVLIPGSPAAQVFGSTQLKPETSFNMSAGLVMTTDIGLAVTLDFYQIDVDDRLLLNDSINTTQADRDALVAMNFPNGASVQQVRFFQNRLDTRVRGFDLVTTYALDWADSDSSTDFNLAVNYNQQILRSDPTGIFSPGKVIEFEEGIPSWNGNLTVTHHVGDFDLMVRGVYYGAWKRRGIAADLYLPRDAEILMDVQVTYQVNENLSAHLGGRNIFDKYPKGREAAIFDPLGIKYDNHAVFGLSGGYYYAGMKYNF from the coding sequence ATGAAGAACACGTTATTATTACTCACATCAGTGTCTATGCTTGGTATGGCATCTGTTTCATATCAGGCCATGGCGGAAGAGGATGCCGCCGCAGGCGAAATGGCCGCAATTGACGAGATCGTTACCATTGGCACCCGGCGTGCCGGTCGCACGGTTACCGACAGTGCCGTCGCCATCGACATTTTGCAGCCGAAAGCCATCGAAAGCACCGGCTATACGGATTTGAACACAGCCTTACGGACACTTATCCCGGGTTTTAACGCTAAACGGTTGCACGGCAATGACGGATCGTCCTTTGTGCGTCCGGTGACGTTGCGCAGTTCGCCGCCAGATCATATCCTGTTGTTGATGAATGGCCAGCGCCGACATCGTTCCGCGACGGTTCAGATCGGTACGGGGCATGCGACGACTTCCGGATCCCAAGGCCAGGATTTTAATACCATTCCATCCATCGCTTTTAAATCTGTCGAGGTTCTCCGGGATGGGGCCGCTGCTCAATATGGTTCCGACGCCATCGCCGGGGTGATCAACATGACGTTGAAAGACGCCAATGAAGGCGGGTCGGTTACCGCCCATGCCGGTCAGTTCTATGAAGGCGACGGTGAAACCTTTGATCTGCAGGCCAATCTTGGGTTGCCCTTGTCTGCCAATGGTTTCATCAATTTGAGCGCACAATATAACAACCAGAACAAAACCCAGCGCGTGGGCACCCATGTGGGCGCGCAGGCGTTGAGAGAGGCTGGCGTTCAGGGCGTACCAACCCCGGCAACCAGCACCGGCGAACCTGAATATGAAGCGATTAAAACCGCCTGGAATGGTGGTTTGAAATTGAATGATACGATGGATCTGTATTTCTTCGGGAATTATATGAAAGCCGACAGTACGGTTGTTTTTGGATATCGCCAATCCGTGGATGGCGGTGGCCGGAGAGCACATGCGGCCTTTGCGGATTCAAATTTTGATCAAACTGCGGCTTATCCTGATGTTTTTGATCTCACTACGATTTATCCAGGGGGCTTTACGCCGGCGTTTAGTGGAAAACAGAAGGACTTCAGCTCAGTGATTGGGGTCAAAAACGAGGAAGAAGACGGGTTAAATTGGGATCTATCCTTCCGGTGGGGCAAGAATGATGTGGATTACGGCATTTCCGGGACAATCAATCCGTCTTTGGGGGCCGCATCTCCGACATCCTTTAAGCCCGGATCACTGGCGCAACGGGAATATCAACTGAATGCTGAAGCATCCTATGATGTGAAGAACAACATTTTTTACAGTGATCTGACAGTGTTTGGCGGCGTGACCTACCGTGATGAAGCCTATAGCATCGGGGCAGGAGAACTGGCGTCCTACACAGCGGGTCCCTTGCGTGACCTGTTGGTTGGCTCGAATGGTTTCCAAGGGTTTAGTCCGGATATTGCCGGGACATTTTCATCACACAGTTACGCGGTTTATATGGAACTAGAGGCCGATATCACTGAAAAATGGGTGGCGTCCGCTGCGGTGCGGTATGAAGACTACGAGGCCTTCGGCGACAACTTCAGCTATAAAGTCGCCAGTAAATTCGATGTGAGTGACTATTTTGCTGTACGCGGGGCGATCAGTACCGGTTTCCGCGCGCCAGCCGGGGGACAGCAGTTTGGCGCGAGCCAAACCTCGCAGTTGACGTTGACCGGTGATTTCATTCTTGATGCGGTGTTGATCCCTGGGTCCCCGGCAGCGCAGGTCTTTGGCTCAACCCAATTAAAGCCGGAAACTTCCTTTAATATGTCGGCCGGTCTGGTGATGACCACGGATATCGGGCTGGCGGTGACTCTGGATTTCTACCAGATTGACGTCGATGACCGGTTGTTGCTAAATGATTCCATCAACACCACCCAGGCCGACAGGGATGCGTTGGTGGCAATGAACTTCCCGAATGGGGCATCTGTGCAGCAAGTGCGCTTCTTCCAGAACAGACTGGATACCAGGGTGCGTGGGTTTGATCTCGTGACCACATATGCCCTTGACTGGGCAGACAGTGACAGTTCAACCGATTTCAATCTGGCGGTGAATTACAACCAGCAGATTTTGAGGAGTGACCCGACGGGCATTTTCTCTCCTGGGAAAGTGATCGAGTTTGAAGAAGGCATTCCGAGCTGGAACGGTAATTTGACCGTTACACATCATGTGGGTGATTTTGATCTGATGGTGCGCGGTGTTTATTACGGTGCCTGGAAACGCCGGGGCATTGCCGCAGACCTTTATTTGCCGCGAGATGCTGAAATCCTGATGGATGTTCAGGTTACTTATCAGGTGAATGAAAACCTTAGCGCCCACCTCGGGGGACGGAATATTTTCGACAAATATCCCAAAGGACGGGAAGCCGCCATCTTTGACCCATTGGGCATCAAATACGACAACCATGCCGTATTTGGGCTCAGCGGCGGCTATTACTATGCCGGTATGAAATATAATTTTTAA
- a CDS encoding serine hydrolase domain-containing protein — translation MRDFIISSLVGLSVVTTPTTLSAQSLEEAKRLLDVWLAAQVDYNDWPSLSVAFVDDQTIVYENSFGYANRAKKVKATPDTLYSICSISKLFTSISVLQLRDAGKLSLRDPVGKHLDWYAIKQKYPLSDTVSIESILSHSSGLPREVDTPYWSGSEGFPFPSRKKAIEITQGQETLYRAWEHFQYSNLGLTLAGEVVANVSGQDYHAYVRQNVLDPLGLTNTYSEMSQAKHGKELAVGYGAPTRNNRRDEIPYFNAEAIAPAAGFTSSARDLAKFTMWQLKLREGEGDKVLDHNTLREMQRPHSVINGWHFAFGLGFSIKNNDGGTLVGHGGACPGYRTQIFLDPAKHTGGVALINAAGVDPAQVIDRMSSILGPVLKKAADKKDGTDDNAYLSDFEGTYDTQPWDDERYIMPWGEYLITVSLRSDNPMKSMDKLKHVEGDRFVRLRGDGTEAENVDFLRNAQGAVTGLKRHSTVMPKK, via the coding sequence GTGAGGGATTTTATCATATCAAGTCTTGTCGGGTTGTCTGTTGTGACAACCCCGACCACTCTGTCTGCCCAGTCCTTGGAAGAAGCCAAACGCCTGCTTGACGTTTGGCTCGCGGCTCAGGTCGATTATAACGATTGGCCCAGCCTTTCTGTGGCCTTTGTCGATGATCAAACAATAGTTTATGAAAATTCCTTTGGTTACGCCAATCGGGCCAAGAAGGTCAAAGCCACCCCGGATACGCTTTACAGCATATGCTCAATCTCGAAACTCTTTACCAGCATATCTGTTTTGCAGTTGCGCGATGCGGGCAAGCTTTCCCTCCGTGACCCTGTAGGGAAACATCTTGACTGGTATGCCATCAAACAGAAATACCCCCTGTCTGACACCGTCTCTATTGAGAGTATTCTCAGTCATTCAAGTGGCTTACCACGGGAAGTGGACACGCCCTACTGGTCTGGATCGGAAGGTTTCCCCTTTCCTTCCCGCAAAAAAGCCATCGAAATTACGCAGGGTCAGGAAACGCTTTATCGGGCCTGGGAGCATTTTCAATATAGTAATCTGGGTCTCACTTTGGCGGGTGAGGTCGTTGCCAATGTCAGCGGTCAGGATTACCATGCCTATGTGCGGCAGAATGTTTTGGATCCCCTGGGCTTGACCAATACATACAGTGAAATGTCGCAAGCCAAACATGGGAAAGAGCTCGCTGTCGGCTATGGCGCCCCGACCCGAAACAACAGGCGCGACGAGATCCCTTATTTCAATGCCGAGGCCATCGCGCCCGCGGCCGGTTTTACCTCCAGTGCCCGTGACCTTGCGAAATTCACCATGTGGCAGTTGAAATTACGTGAAGGCGAAGGCGACAAGGTCCTGGACCATAATACTCTGCGGGAAATGCAACGGCCTCACAGCGTCATTAATGGATGGCACTTCGCTTTTGGTCTCGGCTTTTCGATCAAAAACAATGATGGCGGGACGTTGGTTGGCCATGGTGGCGCCTGTCCGGGCTACCGGACTCAAATTTTTCTTGATCCGGCCAAACACACGGGGGGTGTCGCCCTGATCAACGCGGCCGGTGTCGACCCGGCTCAGGTCATCGACCGGATGAGTTCTATTCTCGGGCCTGTCCTGAAAAAAGCCGCGGATAAGAAAGACGGTACGGACGACAATGCCTATCTCTCTGACTTTGAAGGGACCTATGATACACAGCCTTGGGATGATGAAAGGTATATCATGCCCTGGGGTGAATATTTGATTACGGTTTCGCTCAGGTCAGATAATCCCATGAAGTCAATGGATAAGCTCAAACATGTCGAGGGCGATCGCTTTGTCCGTTTGCGGGGAGATGGCACAGAAGCTGAAAACGTGGATTTCCTGAGAAATGCACAAGGTGCGGTGACCGGCCTAAAGAGGCATAGCACCGTCATGCCCAAGAAATAG
- the pip gene encoding prolyl aminopeptidase — translation MAIPKETTNTLRGFYPLIDPYKTEYLSVSPLHSLFIQQSGNPEGQPVLYLHGGPGMGSSAGHRRYFDPAKYRIIQFDQRGAGKSLPHACLIENTTWDLVEDIERIRVALGIVHWHVFGGSWGSTLAIAYAARYPTHVTALGLRGIFLCRKKELAWMYQEGANYVYPDQWEKYSAPIPEHQRHDYISAYYRQLTSADPAVQKRAARAWTEWELAMMNMIPSENAPASVSDDFLLAAARIECHYFYHNIFSDDDAALLASVEKLRHIPAVMVQGRHDMVCPPITAWEVHKAWPEAELHIIADACHGFDEPGIVHALVTAADAFLAPEISALHISHRR, via the coding sequence ATGGCGATCCCAAAAGAAACAACAAATACCCTGCGCGGCTTTTACCCTCTGATTGATCCCTACAAAACAGAATATCTTTCTGTTTCCCCGCTGCATAGCCTTTTCATACAGCAATCAGGCAATCCGGAAGGTCAACCTGTGCTCTACCTTCATGGCGGACCCGGCATGGGGTCTTCTGCGGGACACCGGCGTTATTTTGACCCCGCGAAATACCGGATTATCCAGTTCGACCAACGTGGTGCGGGCAAGAGCCTCCCGCACGCCTGCCTGATCGAGAATACCACCTGGGATCTGGTGGAGGATATCGAGCGCATCCGGGTCGCCTTAGGGATCGTCCACTGGCATGTGTTCGGTGGATCTTGGGGCAGTACATTGGCAATTGCCTATGCTGCACGTTATCCGACACATGTCACCGCACTCGGTCTGAGAGGGATATTTTTATGCCGGAAAAAAGAACTGGCCTGGATGTATCAGGAAGGGGCGAACTATGTTTATCCGGACCAGTGGGAGAAATATTCGGCTCCCATTCCAGAACATCAGCGTCATGACTATATCAGCGCATATTACCGTCAACTGACCTCAGCTGATCCTGCGGTTCAGAAACGCGCCGCTCGGGCCTGGACGGAATGGGAACTCGCCATGATGAACATGATACCATCTGAAAATGCGCCTGCGTCAGTTTCCGATGACTTTTTATTGGCGGCGGCCCGCATTGAATGCCATTATTTCTATCACAATATCTTTAGTGACGATGACGCAGCTCTTTTGGCAAGCGTCGAGAAATTGCGCCATATCCCCGCAGTGATGGTCCAGGGGCGCCATGACATGGTTTGTCCACCGATCACAGCCTGGGAGGTTCACAAAGCCTGGCCCGAAGCCGAACTTCATATCATCGCGGATGCCTGTCACGGCTTTGATGAACCGGGAATTGTTCATGCCCTGGTCACGGCAGCTGATGCCTTCCTTGCACCTGAAATATCCGCTCTACATATAAGCCACCGGAGATAA
- a CDS encoding helix-turn-helix domain-containing protein: MLLNEMNCITDVISNFLQSDLYTSGDDNFYKLNMLPYDCPNSVRINFNNSIANGYWDILKLTNDILVYIVDNKYASDFVYPYISQRDHMVFRFVLSGEMVICSSQSQNITLDGPSVNYFSSSKSVKNQIIYTKGSDHKMITLYISRQKIKQLLMPSSNDESALIGSLFNTEGLSGCNLMLIPEIRNIITEIFVTQFFGPLRQVYITAKIQELLCYTIKYISSNRLSSGKLENIIGLRDQQKIKQVFDILNAHYLMPPTIDNLSREVGLNRTNLRKFFKTIHGQTIYDFCKNKRMVEAKSRLLHSNMNITQLSQYLGYNHSANFTLAFKNFYGVLPKDIKKQSH, translated from the coding sequence ATGTTATTAAATGAAATGAATTGCATCACGGACGTGATCAGTAACTTCCTGCAATCCGATCTATATACCAGTGGGGACGACAATTTTTATAAACTCAACATGTTGCCCTACGATTGCCCGAACTCGGTTCGCATCAATTTTAATAACAGCATTGCCAACGGCTATTGGGATATCCTCAAACTGACCAATGATATCCTGGTCTATATTGTCGATAATAAATATGCGTCTGATTTTGTTTACCCCTATATCTCGCAACGGGATCATATGGTGTTTCGGTTTGTTTTATCCGGTGAAATGGTGATCTGCTCCAGTCAATCGCAAAATATTACGCTTGATGGGCCGAGCGTGAATTATTTTTCCTCGTCTAAATCGGTGAAAAACCAGATCATTTATACAAAAGGCAGCGACCACAAGATGATCACGCTGTATATTTCCCGCCAGAAAATCAAGCAGCTCCTGATGCCATCATCGAATGATGAAAGTGCCTTGATAGGCAGCCTGTTTAATACAGAGGGGCTCAGCGGGTGCAATTTAATGTTGATCCCGGAAATTCGCAACATCATCACCGAGATTTTTGTGACTCAGTTCTTCGGGCCGCTGCGACAGGTCTATATTACCGCCAAAATCCAGGAATTACTCTGTTACACCATTAAATATATCAGCTCCAACCGCTTATCGAGTGGCAAGCTGGAAAATATCATTGGTCTGCGAGATCAGCAGAAGATCAAGCAAGTTTTTGACATTCTCAATGCGCACTATCTGATGCCGCCAACCATCGACAATCTGTCGCGTGAAGTGGGCTTGAACCGGACAAACTTGCGTAAATTCTTCAAGACCATTCATGGCCAGACAATTTATGATTTTTGCAAGAATAAACGCATGGTTGAAGCCAAATCTCGCCTGTTACATTCCAATATGAATATTACTCAGCTGTCACAATATCTCGGCTACAACCATTCGGCCAATTTCACCTTGGCGTTCAAGAATTTCTATGGTGTGCTGCCCAAAGACATCAAAAAACAATCTCATTGA
- a CDS encoding tetratricopeptide repeat protein, with product MQLQKAMGRRRVRRTLKMTALTGVCLVMMSCGGTETLVFSEPPFAEQTTLIGTPLREPAWSEATKARLLLDLEIAQAAFDLAPDREDSYLWLGRRYGYLGQYLTAIEIFSQGLEKFPDSYKLLRFRGRHLVRTRQFERALADYRQAILLMADHPDSFEPDGIPNALGLTIGTYHTNIHYYLGQASFAVGDYETMLVEMDQALTSPVLFARDDYLVSNGYWRYMALRKLGQHEAAEAMINAIPQQLDLIENTHYHKGVLLLQGYITEEDARRDSHALVKFALSMKYHFDGQAAKAAELQKEIIQDSPFGFWPAEVELVRSQN from the coding sequence ATGCAGTTACAGAAAGCAATGGGCCGGCGGCGGGTGCGTCGCACACTTAAAATGACGGCCTTGACCGGGGTTTGTTTGGTGATGATGTCCTGTGGGGGGACGGAAACGCTAGTGTTTTCTGAGCCGCCCTTCGCGGAACAGACAACCTTGATCGGCACGCCGCTACGGGAACCGGCATGGTCAGAGGCTACAAAAGCCCGGCTATTGCTGGATCTGGAAATTGCTCAGGCGGCTTTTGATCTCGCGCCCGACCGGGAGGACTCCTATTTATGGCTGGGACGTCGGTATGGTTATTTGGGGCAGTATCTGACAGCGATCGAGATATTCAGCCAGGGGCTGGAAAAATTTCCTGACAGTTACAAGCTACTGCGATTCCGGGGTCGTCACCTGGTGCGGACGCGTCAATTCGAACGGGCGTTGGCCGATTACCGCCAGGCGATTCTTCTGATGGCAGATCATCCGGATAGCTTCGAGCCGGATGGTATCCCCAATGCATTGGGGCTGACCATTGGGACCTATCATACCAATATTCACTATTATCTCGGGCAAGCCAGTTTCGCGGTTGGGGATTATGAAACCATGCTGGTGGAAATGGATCAGGCGCTGACATCCCCTGTATTATTTGCCCGGGATGACTATCTGGTATCGAATGGGTATTGGCGCTATATGGCGCTACGTAAACTGGGGCAACATGAGGCGGCGGAAGCCATGATTAACGCTATCCCGCAGCAGTTGGACCTGATTGAAAATACGCATTATCATAAAGGGGTTTTACTGTTGCAGGGGTATATCACGGAAGAGGATGCCCGAAGAGACTCTCATGCGCTGGTCAAATTTGCCCTGTCCATGAAGTATCATTTTGATGGGCAGGCGGCTAAAGCGGCGGAGTTGCAGAAAGAAATTATTCAGGACAGTCCATTTGGCTTTTGGCCGGCGGAGGTTGAACTGGTCAGGTCACAAAACTGA